The genomic window TATTAGCACTTTTGACCTTCTAACTTTCGTCATTTTGCAAAATGCTAACTTTGACCAAGTAAATGCACACATAGACAATCAATTAATTGACTCACATGTCACATCGACATGCCTTGCCATATTtgtaataagtaaaaaaaagataaattattaattttatttgagataAATAAACCGAATATTCGCCATGTGCAACTATAGAAAATAATCTCTAGAGTCTCATGAAATCCAGGTGGGTGGGTGACACTCGTTTCAGCTTTACTTATAGCCTTATTAGCACGCCAAATCTGAACATAGAAAACACAAGTTTACAACCTTTTATTAATTTACTCGATAAGATatttttcaaccaaaaaacAGTTTGGCCACTATGTGGTGGGTCAGAGTGATATTGGTGCAACTTCTGCCGTTTACCTGCCGTGCTAGTACCGATCAACAGCATTCTTGTCCAGCTTCATCTTGTGGCAAAATTTCTAACATAAGTTACCCATTTCGATTAAAAGATGACCCAATTCATTGCGGCGATAGAAGGTATGAACTATCATGTGAAAATAATGTGACAACTTTATATTTATACTCTTCAAAATATCATGTCAAGTCCATCAACTACAACAATTTCACAATCCGATTGGTTGATTCTGGAATTCAACAAGATAATTGTTCTTCACTTCCACTCAATTCCCTATCTCAATCCAATTTCTGTGTTAGATACAATTATTTGGACAAATATTGCACGGATCCATACCAACCCGTGCTTGATAATATCCTTCTTTTTGAGTATATAGTATATTTGAATTGTAGCCATCAAGTTACTAACAATCATAAATATGTTGATACTGTTCCATGCTTCGATTGGAACTCGAAATCCAAAGGATATTATATTTATGCTATGGCTGGTGATTTAATTGCTGAAGATTTTCAAGTTGGTTGTCACGTTGAATTAGTGGCTCCTACATCTTGGTTGGGAAATTTGCAAGCAATTGAAATAGTTTCTTATGATCAAATGCACAAGGTGTTAGTATATGGATTTGAGATTACATGGTTTCTTCATATGTGTCAAACACGTTGTGGAGATACACGCTTCTGTTCATTCAACACTACCACCCAGAAACTTGAATGCAATCGCTTATGCCGCAGTTCCTTATTCGGAGGTTGGAGTAATCGTTGTGGTAAATATTACTCCACTCAAATTTATTTAcattatgtgcaaaaatatctACTTTTAACCGATCGTTACTTGGTTCAACGGTGATtggcgttgaacttggtagCGAAACGGGATTTTacattagtttttttgtttctttttatattaaaccACTAGTTCCTAGCGAAACGGGATCTAATAATCGAACTCAATTTCTTCGAAATATTTATATAGAGGAGtttattaaccacttaagcTCAATTAgttagttaaaaaaaagttaaccaTTTCTAATTAaacatatgataaaaaaaaaaattacagtttAGTTAGGTTCTACCCATagaaatttaatttgatttctACTTTACATtgttttttaaaacataatcatattttatttaataatgaaattatttttgaaaactaTATGCTGAAATGATAATAAAATTGAGAATACGTTTAATTTTATGTTGTGATCACaataaaataacaaagtaacaatttgttgagtttttttttataagcaaacaatatattataaagGAGTATAAAGGGATACTCAATCCCTCACAATATAAAGCAAATTATAGTATGCTTTGAAGACATACAATATGATCTAAATACCATtcaggaaaagagaaagaggacTTACGACCAAAACGACCCttaaatcaaaatcaacaatttGTTGAGATTAATTCATATTGGctaattgtgtaaaaaaataatcatattgGCTAAAGTTACTCGTTTTAGTGCATTTCTGGTTTTGCAGATTTGGCTAAGCGAAAGCCTAGTGTGGCTAAGCGAAGCTAACTGCTTCCGTAGATGATgggtttttttataaaaaaatttacattttttatttattcagtAAAAggtcatttttatattttgcaaaGAGGTTTGTTACTTGTAtaagtaataaaaaatgaataagtaaTGTAAAGTAATATTGTGTTAACGTTAAGTGTGATCAATAAAGATTCTCTCTTCTTCcttatctttttcttcattcttaGAAAAACCAGTGTGTGTGATAAGCTCAAATTGAGCCCAAAGTGAAAGTGTGTTCTTGAGCGCGATTTGCACCTATGGTGCATTGTGTGTTTGTGTTCCTAGAGTGAAGCTGCACTAacacatttttctttaattttgggTTGTGTCCAGGATGGTCCGAGTTGAGTTTATACGCTAAAGGTAACATTTAGTTACACATTCAATCAACGTTACAACGCTCAATAATATcttaacgaatataaattttataaaatcaactattgaattgaaaatttatattatatagattattaatgtagaaaatttcataaatataaatcatttaatatgttattaagacctgtcaagattaacggtattcaataaaaacgtataaaccgttaatcttaatgaatctcaataacatattaaattacATGGATGACctgtatgatataaactttcaatccgaTAATGAATTTTGTATTCTTTAAAACGTTATTGAACCGTGTAACATTATTCAAATATTATATCGATATATTTTGATCATCCAGtatacataaatatatatatatatatatatatatatatatatatatatatatatatatatcaccatCAACCATTTATTCACGTAACTCAATTATTTTGTGTTGCAGATACTATCATAGCTGTCTGGATAGGTGAGTTCTTATCATTCTgctaaaaaattgttttacgGGCATGAATAGTTTTACAAAATGTTTGttatgcaaaataaaataaacctttttttttttttttcagtttcagTTCATAAAAAATCCGAGCTAAGAGTAAAAGTCTATCTACAAAAATTGTCATATTAATTAGGGGCAgtttcttttagatttttatatattcatttttttcgttgtttttttggtttacaatggaaCTGAGTATCGAACATATACAACCTCTAGCATACTACTAAAATCCAGactttttttgtatatatttaatACTACCATATATGTAGgctattaacaaaatttattttcttgaaaaatgagttttatgttaaaaatggaataattattttgatcagcttttaaagaaaattatttttgataaaatgttattacgatgctaatgatttttttttctcacctCAGATCCAAAAATAACCCACTGATTAATATATAGCTCTAATATAAAATGCCTAAATTTTTGCTAttatatatctatttttttgtGATAATATGTTACAGGATTATTTGAAATGATAAAAGGACCAAACCAAATATACGATGGTGAAACTGTGTATCAAGTAGGATTGGCAACTGGACACTATGTTCTACCATCATTCTTGGCAGCTAGATTTCTATTTGGGATGACATTATTTATTGCCTTCTTGATATACAAATGGAGGAAGAGGCATTTGTCAATGTTTGAATATATTGAAATGTatctacaacaacaaaataaccTCATACCAATTggatattcatacaaagaaattaagaaaatggCTAAAGGTTTCAAAGACAAATTGGGTGAAGGAGGTTTTGGAACTGTGTTTAAAGGCAATCTACGTAGTGGACCTTGTGTGGCAATCAAGATGTTGGCTAGTTCGAAAGGTAATGGACAAGATTTTATTAGTGAAGTAGCAACCATCGGAAGGATACATCATTTGAATGTGGTGCAGTTAATTGGATTTTGTGCCGAGGGATCAAAACGTGCTCTCGTTTATGATTTCATGCCTAATGGATCTCtcgataaatatattttctctaaaGAAGGGAGCGTAAATATAAGCTACAATCAAATTTTTGACATATCGATTGGAGTAGCTCGTGGGATTTCTTATCTCCATCATGGATGTGAAATGAAGATTTTGCATTTTGATATCAAGCCTCACAACATCCTTCTTGACGAGAACTTCACCCCAAAAGTCTCTGACTTTGGACTAGCTAAGTTATATCCTGTACAGAATAGCATTATTACAATGACTGCAGCAAGAGGTACAATTGGATATATGGCTCCAGAGTTGTTCTACAAAAATCTTGGAGGAGTATCCTATAAGGCTGATGTTTATAGCTTTGGTATGCTTTTGATGGAGATGGCAGGTAGAAGGAAAAACCTTAATCCCCATGCAGAGCATTCAAGCCAACTTTACTTTCCTTTATGGATTTATGATCAAGTTGAAAAAGTGGGAGACATAGAAATGGAAGATACCACCGAGGAGGAAAAGAAAATAGTAAAGAAGATGATCATAGTCGCACTTTGGTGTATACAATTAAAACCAAATGATCGTCCCACAATGAGTAAAGTAGTGGAAATGCTCGAAGGTGACGTTGAAAGCCTTGAAATACCTCCAAAGCCACTACTTTATCCACAAGAAACAGTTGTAGACGATCAAAGAACTACCTTTGACCAAACAACGTCGAGTGATTACACTAGTTCTTATGATTCTGGGGAAATAGTAAATGCTTCTCTTATAGAGAATATTGATTGAATGTTCCCAAAAACAATTGTTTGCATCCACTCTGTTTTAATAAACACTTGTTCTTATGTAATGCTTCATTTGTCAATATATTTCCCCTGTTGTGTTCTACATAGAATGTTATAGAAAGCTTCCCCTTCATTTGAAGTCtctaatatataataataataatgttaaaatCTCATTCTACTCTAAGCCTATCTATATGGTAACTTAACATATGTTTTATTATACATGATAAATGGTGTGCTATTTATTCTTCATGCTTAGTAGAATGGACAactattttaatgttttgaaGCTTAAAACCATTTTCATTCCAAGATAAACGATTCAATTAGGCTTGCATAATAAATCTTTTCATGTTGGAGTAAATTCATTCACAAAATCTTCATCCAGCATGAACTAGCTAGTAGCGTAAACGAGTCAAATCAATGCAAATACATTTTGGCTTCCATTTtctgtgtgaaaaaaaaatgaaattttctagtttaacttatttatttaaatgggTCTAATTTAAAGCATGTGTTTACCTTGTTAAGAAAAAGTAAAGCTTGAGTATAACTTGTTTAATTAGCTTAACCATTCAAAATTTTGGCTTAAATACGCTTCCAATTTCAGGGCAGTTTGGACATATTGTCGGAAAAGGATCGTCTCCGGTGAAGTTTTTTATCCAGTGTACCTGaccattcattttttctttgtttgctgatatttaaattaaaaatgactTTTAAGGGTTGATATGGTCACCGTAGGGAATCCAGTGAAAATCCCACCGGAGACAACCTGTTCCCAGTAGATGTTGAGCTACTAAACTAAGAAATCCATAAAATGAAAGATAGTTTGATTGATTATGTGCGTTGAAATCCATAAACACTAGTCCTACTGGCCAAAATGACATAACCTACGGAAATTAGCCTTGTAAGTGGCTAGTGCCCCACGATTTGGCTTGAGTCCTCTGTTTCACTGCATATTCCACTGATCAGTGCTCTTAGTTTTCTTCGGTTAATGGTGCTAGCTATATAATCATGGAACATAAGTAAATTGTCAAGTACtactattgattttttattaagtCTAGTAGCTATATGACCTTCGTAGACTTGAGAAAGATTCGATTAATTCGTATTCAACTACATTTGCACTTGTCTACCCTTGTATTGGTTGAGGGAAATTTGCTTGTCCCTAAATCGTTTGTCACAATTCGTTATCTTTTATGGGTAGGTCATCCAATCTGATAAATTTGTGGATTTATTATAAGGAGTGAACCACGTCATTTTGTACTAGTCAGTCATGTAGAAGATTGACTTGACTTAGACTTTGTTTGCGTAGCAATTTCCATTGTGAATAAAATCCAAAATCTTGCCGTGTGATTAGAAACCACACAACCTACTTTGAGTGAGACTAAACGACCTAGGAATAACAATCAATACCCAAACATGCTTATTTCTTTTAGTGGGTCcggtggtgattgacgctgaacttggtagggagagcCACAATTCGATCAtttgcaactgcgatcgggaggaggctgaaatcacttgatgccagaattaAATCTGAACCAGATTAGATAGTCAAATACCGGATATTcatggtgaaaaccaaaaaaaaaaaaaagtagtgatcCTCTCTATTTCCCCAAAGAATTGGATAAATACAATTACTAAagtttttccttcaaaaaaaaaattattaaaatttttgtgtataaatattcaaataatcTGAATAACTTTCAAAAGATGTACATTTATATcttaaatttacttttttttttacaaaatatcataaatttcaaataatgttaaatgttaataattttcaaaagatGTTCTTCCTTTCTGTTGAATTGGTACAACTTGGAGTTCTATTATTCTACTATTACTATTAAATAAACGCCGTCTCGGTCAGGCAAGCCATCTATCTAGAAGACGACtggtgtagttttttttttgacaagcgATGACTTGTGTAGTTGACTTGactcataaaataataatatatcaagCAAGTTTAAATAATTCTCCTTTactaaaatatgaaataaaaaataacaatgtaTGAAATAGTTCGGAgaataaaaaaagaacaaagaggAAATTGTGAAATTGCCAAGAAGATGAGAATGTTGAACGCTTTAGTTTAAAATATCATCTTCAATGAATCAATGTGTCTcgttagaatagaaaatattatattattatttgttgagaaaatatctctataatttgttttgtttatttttagccCAAGggatgtagtttttttttggacaagCGATGACTTGTGTAGTTGACTTGactcataaaataataatatatcaagCAAGTTTAAATAATTCTCCTTTactaaaatatgaaataaaaaataataatgtatgAAATAGTTCGGAGAacaaaaaaagaacaaagaggAAATTGTGAAATTGCCAAGAAGATGAGAATGTTGAACGCTTTAGTTTAAAATATCATCTTCAATGAATCAATGTGTCCcgttagaatagaaaatattatattattatttgttgagaaaatatctctataatttggtttgtttatttttagcccaagggatttagttttttttggaCAAGCGATGACTTGTGTAGTTGACTTGactcataaaataataatatatcaagCAAGTTTAAATAATTCTCCTTTactaaaatatgaaataaaaaataataatgtatgAAATAGTTCGGAgaataaaaaaagaacaaagaggAAATTGTGAAATTGCCAAGAAGATGAGAATGTTGAACGCTTTAGTTTAAAATATCATCTTCAATGAATCAATGTGTCCcgttagaatagaaaatattatattattatttgttgagaaaatatctctataatttggtttgtttatttttagcccaagggatttagttttttttggaCAAGCGATGACTTGTGTAGTTGACTTGactcataaaataataatatatcaagCAAGTTTAAATAATTCTCCTTTactaaaatatgaaataaaaaataataatgtatgAAATAGTTCGGAgaataaaaaaagaacaaagaggAAATTGTGAAATTGCCAAGAAGATGAGAATGTTGAACGCTTTAGTTTAAAATATCATCTTCAATGAATCAATGTGTCCcgttagaatagaaaatattatattattatttgttgagaaaatatctctataatttggtttgtttatttttagccCAAgagatttagtttagatttaaatatattcacttggttataaataccaaagtagtcatactattttattatgtaaataACGTAATTAGGTAATTGAcatattatcaataatatttatcttcttccttattattttctcatgttctttcAACTAAATACCTTAAATTCAACAAGGACAAATACAAATaagacaatttattttttgggaTACAGAAATAAGACAATTTAGATTGAAGTAACTTCATTTATTCTTGAATCACTTCCATTTTGAAAGTACTTCTTGCCAAATGGTATTGATCATTAGTTGTCATCGAAGTCGTCGAGTGAAAAGGATTAGGAGGCACAATTAACTGGATGTCCTCTCTTGTTTCCAACATTTGCACAACATTTTTTATCGATGGGCGGTTTATAGGTTGCCATTGAATGCACCAAAGTCCAACAATTGCAAGTTTCTTTGCAATTTTAACATCACTTTCATCCTCAATATGAATATGTACATCACCTTCCAATAAGTTATGGATCCATTCTGGATATAACACGTTAAAAGTTTCTGCAGACGATGACATGTCTACATTCTTTCTCCCTCCAACCATTTCTAGAACCAACATTCCATAACTGTAAATATCTGATTTAAGTGACACATTCCCAAAATTTCTTGATAGAACTTCTGGTGCCATGTATCCCAATGTTCCCTTAGCAGCCGTCATGGAAACAACACTAAGATTCTTTGAACATAATTTGGCCAGACCGAAATCTGAGATTTTTGGAGTGAATGAGTCATCTAGCAAAACATTGTGAGGGTTGATGTCAAAGTGAATGATTGGGTTGTTACAACCTTGATGAAGATACTCGATTCCTTTGGCAATACCAATGGCAATTTGTTGTAGCTTCGTCCACCCCATGAAATGGTCTTTGTTATCGGGTGAAAATATGAAACTTTGTAGCGAACCATTTGAAAACAAATTGTAGACAAGAGCACGGTGAACTCCATCTGCACAAAATCCAAGCAAGCGAACAACATTGATGTGGTGAATTTTGCCCATAATTCCCACTTCATTGATGAACTCTTTACCTTCTCCCGATGTATTGTTGAGAATTTTAACAGCCACAAGTATCTCACTTGAGAGCTGTCCTTTAAACACAGTTCCATGAGCTCCTTCTCCAAGTTTTTCCTTAAATCCATTCGTAATTCTTTTTATATCAGCATAGGAAAATCTAGTGGGCTTCTGTGCTCTATAATCCTCTAAGAACTTATCAACTCTAACTTGATcctcttctttctttctaaaaTACAGATGTATCTTAAATAATGCAATGAGAACCAGACCCATAAGAATTGAACCTAGAAAAACATATCAACtgtcaaatataattttcttcaattccaacataaaacaacaaagaaaaacataCAAGAAACAAGTCTAACCTGTTGAGGCGTATATAAGTgattttggaatttgaattgttttccttttgttgttgcaaTCAAAACATTCTGTGTCTCCTTTTGTGTCGTTGTTCTTCCATTTGCATTTCATGCCTTTCGCTTCGCACTCTGTACAATTTTGTTTAGGCCAACTTAGAGTGAGTAAATTATATTTCAGGTCGTGTAGGGTGGTTGACACGTCAAACATCTTGGTACACGATGCAAGGTCCAAATCGAGAACACTGTCGTAGGAATGAGAAACATATATTGGACAAGTGATTATATCTTGAGACTCATCGGATATTTGATAAACATTTCTCAAGTGATGTTTCCTAACTGAAGAACAATTGAAGAAAGATAATTTTGTTGTTTCTGATTCTGAATAAAATCGGTAAGGTAGAAATGATGAATTGTTAAGTGTCAGAAACGTTTTGGCAATGCAATTATCCAGGTCTGATATTAAAATTCTGTTTGATTCGTAGTCTATGCCATAGACAAGGAATTTGATAGGACCTGAAGTGGTTGAGAGCACCATCATGGTTCTCTTGTTTTCAGTACAATATAGGCAAAACTCAGGATAAACACATCGATCTTGTGATTCCTTAACAAGTTGGAAGGGGAATCGAATATTAAACAGGTTGTAAGGTCCACACGATGATTCTCTGCACTCGTTGTGACCATGGATGCTATTGATAAGCTGGAGAAGAATCAGTAGCCTGATCAAACTATTTGTTCCTGCCATCCAAAAATATATGCAAAGTTTAATTTGttcaacaaaagaaagaaagaaaaataagaaccAAACTCTGTGCTGTTTACAGATTCAAATCCAAGCCTGATCTGTcaatttgactaaaaataaaaacaaaagaaagtgATTAGAATTAACCAAACTCTGTGCTCCTTATAATATACGTTTGACACAGTTATTCTTTGTAACTGTACTTGTGAAAGAGCAGCATGAAATTAACCatatcattttttgaaaataaccaataaaataaaataccaatATTCGTGATTACACCTCAGTTGAAAGGAACATAACATTGCAATAAACAAGGGTCAGAGGTCAAACACAACGCaattttccatttatttattttaagagtgATGAAATTCTGACCACCGGACTATTTGACCAGAAAgaaaagggaagaaaaaaaaaaaaaaacagcgcCGGTCAACACTAATCCCTATACAATAAGTAGAAGAAGGAATAGCTGAGGTATGAACATAAGAAACACAAGTTCATATGAGAACATAAGTAGATgttcaacaaagaaaaaaagtttctgAGATTTTTTTACCAATCAAAAACAGTTTCATTGCTATGTGGTGGGTGAAAGTGATATTGGTGGTGTTCTTGCCGTTTTCACATCTACTCCAACAAGGTAGCAGCAGCGGTAGTAGTAGTACTTTTGATCAAGAGCATACATGTCCACCTTCTTCTTGTGGCAAAATTTCCAACATAAGGTATCCATTCCGATTAAAAGATGACCCAAGACACTGCGGAGACAACCGGTATGAGCTATCTTGTGAAAATAATGTAACAACTTTATATTTATACTCTGCAAAATATCATGTCAAGTCCATCAATTACAACAGTTTCACAATCCGGTTAGTCGATCCTGGTATTCAAGAATCTAATTGCTCTTCACTTCCTCTCAATTTCTTGTCACGGTCAAATTTCTGCGATACTTATGAATCGGAGAGGAAATACTGTACGGATCCATACCAAGCAGCAGGATATTATTATGATGATAGCCTTATTTTTGAGCATA from Trifolium pratense cultivar HEN17-A07 linkage group LG1, ARS_RC_1.1, whole genome shotgun sequence includes these protein-coding regions:
- the LOC123902856 gene encoding LEAF RUST 10 DISEASE-RESISTANCE LOCUS RECEPTOR-LIKE PROTEIN KINASE-like 2.1 isoform X1 codes for the protein MWWVRVILVQLLPFTCRASTDQQHSCPASSCGKISNISYPFRLKDDPIHCGDRRYELSCENNVTTLYLYSSKYHVKSINYNNFTIRLVDSGIQQDNCSSLPLNSLSQSNFCVRYNYLDKYCTDPYQPVLDNILLFEYIVYLNCSHQVTNNHKYVDTVPCFDWNSKSKGYYIYAMAGDLIAEDFQVGCHVELVAPTSWLGNLQAIEIVSYDQMHKVLVYGFEITWFLHMCQTRCGDTRFCSFNTTTQKLECNRLCRSSLFGGWSNRCGWSELSLYAKDTIIAVWIGLFEMIKGPNQIYDGETVYQVGLATGHYVLPSFLAARFLFGMTLFIAFLIYKWRKRHLSMFEYIEMYLQQQNNLIPIGYSYKEIKKMAKGFKDKLGEGGFGTVFKGNLRSGPCVAIKMLASSKGNGQDFISEVATIGRIHHLNVVQLIGFCAEGSKRALVYDFMPNGSLDKYIFSKEGSVNISYNQIFDISIGVARGISYLHHGCEMKILHFDIKPHNILLDENFTPKVSDFGLAKLYPVQNSIITMTAARGTIGYMAPELFYKNLGGVSYKADVYSFGMLLMEMAGRRKNLNPHAEHSSQLYFPLWIYDQVEKVGDIEMEDTTEEEKKIVKKMIIVALWCIQLKPNDRPTMSKVVEMLEGDVESLEIPPKPLLYPQETVVDDQRTTFDQTTSSDYTSSYDSGEIVNASLIENID
- the LOC123902856 gene encoding rust resistance kinase Lr10-like isoform X2, producing MTQFIAAIEGYYIYAMAGDLIAEDFQVGCHVELVAPTSWLGNLQAIEIVSYDQMHKVLVYGFEITWFLHMCQTRCGDTRFCSFNTTTQKLECNRLCRSSLFGGWSNRCGWSELSLYAKDTIIAVWIGLFEMIKGPNQIYDGETVYQVGLATGHYVLPSFLAARFLFGMTLFIAFLIYKWRKRHLSMFEYIEMYLQQQNNLIPIGYSYKEIKKMAKGFKDKLGEGGFGTVFKGNLRSGPCVAIKMLASSKGNGQDFISEVATIGRIHHLNVVQLIGFCAEGSKRALVYDFMPNGSLDKYIFSKEGSVNISYNQIFDISIGVARGISYLHHGCEMKILHFDIKPHNILLDENFTPKVSDFGLAKLYPVQNSIITMTAARGTIGYMAPELFYKNLGGVSYKADVYSFGMLLMEMAGRRKNLNPHAEHSSQLYFPLWIYDQVEKVGDIEMEDTTEEEKKIVKKMIIVALWCIQLKPNDRPTMSKVVEMLEGDVESLEIPPKPLLYPQETVVDDQRTTFDQTTSSDYTSSYDSGEIVNASLIENID
- the LOC123902859 gene encoding rust resistance kinase Lr10-like; translated protein: MKLFLIGTNSLIRLLILLQLINSIHGHNECRESSCGPYNLFNIRFPFQLVKESQDRCVYPEFCLYCTENKRTMMVLSTTSGPIKFLVYGIDYESNRILISDLDNCIAKTFLTLNNSSFLPYRFYSESETTKLSFFNCSSVRKHHLRNVYQISDESQDIITCPIYVSHSYDSVLDLDLASCTKMFDVSTTLHDLKYNLLTLSWPKQNCTECEAKGMKCKWKNNDTKGDTECFDCNNKRKTIQIPKSLIYASTGSILMGLVLIALFKIHLYFRKKEEDQVRVDKFLEDYRAQKPTRFSYADIKRITNGFKEKLGEGAHGTVFKGQLSSEILVAVKILNNTSGEGKEFINEVGIMGKIHHINVVRLLGFCADGVHRALVYNLFSNGSLQSFIFSPDNKDHFMGWTKLQQIAIGIAKGIEYLHQGCNNPIIHFDINPHNVLLDDSFTPKISDFGLAKLCSKNLSVVSMTAAKGTLGYMAPEVLSRNFGNVSLKSDIYSYGMLVLEMVGGRKNVDMSSSAETFNVLYPEWIHNLLEGDVHIHIEDESDVKIAKKLAIVGLWCIQWQPINRPSIKNVVQMLETREDIQLIVPPNPFHSTTSMTTNDQYHLARSTFKMEVIQE